The Athalia rosae chromosome 7, iyAthRosa1.1, whole genome shotgun sequence genome window below encodes:
- the LOC105688162 gene encoding ATP-dependent RNA helicase bel, with the protein MSNAANQNGSGLEQQFAGLDLQGSRQPSGARYVPPHLRNKSGGSAPSGGDQNSPSVNSRQPSDRDRGGDRDRERGRGGGGGGGGGGGGGGRDGGSGYRDSRGGRDIDFGNFGGRNRRNENGSSGGREQRYSNNDNREPGNDRWQEQQPRNDRWQESKNDNRSGGTGNSGRWKDGENGSGGGARDSRGGRGGRGEVDWTIPTSRDERMEEELFGTGNTGINFSKYEDIPVEATGDNIPPHITCFDEVQLTEIIKNSIALAGYDQPTPVQKYAIPIIIGRRDLMACAQTGSGKTAAFLVPILNQIYECGPRPPPAQSYGRRKQYPLGLVLAPTRELATQIYDEARKFAYRSRMRPAVVYGGANVTEQLRELDRGCHLLVATPGRLADMLTRGKIGLHNCRYLVLDEADRMLDMGFEPQIRRIVQQDTMPPTGERQTLMFSATFPKEIQMLARDFLDNYIFLAVGRVGSTSENITQKIVWVGEDEKRSYLLDLLQTSNLSEPSAESLTLVFVETKKGADALEEYLHQEGYPVTSIHGDRTQREREDALRRFRGGVAPILVATAVAARGLDIPHVKHVINFDLPGDVEEYVHRIGRTGRMGNLGLATSFFNSKNHNLVRDLVQLLIEANQELPPWLENMSTEVRHSGGGSGARRPGSTKSGGGGRFSSGFGARDYRQQPGAGSARNNGSGRPGNYGGGYGGYGGSYASSSYNTSSNNGTGGTDWWVGK; encoded by the exons ATGAGTAATGCAGCCAACCAAAATGGATCAGGTCTAGAGCAGCAG TTTGCTGGTCTGGACTTGCAGGGCTCCCGCCAACCAAGTGGGGCTCGCTACGTACCACCGCATCTCCGTAATAAGTCCGGAG GATCTGCGCCATCAGGTGGTGATCAGAATTCACCATCCGTCAATTCAAGACAACCCAGTGACAGAGATAGGGGAGGTGATAGAGATCGTGAACGTggtagaggaggaggaggaggaggaggaggtggtggtggtggtggtggtcgcgACGGCGGCTCTGGATACAGGGATTCTCGTGGGGGTCGTGATATTGACTTTGGTAACTTTGGTGGACGTAACCGCCGTAATGAAAATGGTAGTAGCGGTGGACGAGAGCAGCGCTACTCAAATAATGACAACAGGGAACCTGGTAATGATCGCTGGCAGGAACAGCAGCCTAGAAATGACCGCTGGCAAGAATCCAAAAATGACAACAG ATCGGGTGGCACCGGCAATAGTGGAAGATGGAAGGATGGCGAGAATGGCAGCGGCGGTGGTGCAAGGGATAGCAGAGGAGGCCGAGGTGGAAGAGGCGAAGTGGATTGGACGATCCCGACATCAAGGGATGAAAGAATGGAGGAGGAGTTGTTTGGAACAGGAAATACTGGGATCAACTTCAGCAAATACGAGGATATTCCCGTTGAGGCCACTGGTGACAATATACCTCCACACATCACATGC tttgaCGAGGTGCAGCTGACCGAGATTATAAAGAATAGCATCGCTTTGGCTGGTTACGATCAACCGACTCCAGTACAGAAGTATGCAATTCCTATCATAATTGGGCGTCGCGATTTAATGGCTTGCGCTCAAACCGGTTCTGGAAAAACCGCGGCCTTCTTAGTGCCAATTCTTAATCAGATTTATGAGTGTGGTCCCCGACCACCACCAGCCCAAAGTTATGGACGGCGTAAACAATACCCATTGGGTTTGGTCTTAGCTCCCACTAGAGAGTTGGCCACACAGATATACGACGAAGCCCGCAAGTTCGCTTATAGGTCACGAATGCGCCCAGCCGTTGTATATGGCGGTGCTAATGTTACCGAACAATTGCGCGAGCTCGATCGTGGGTGTCATTTACTCGTCGCCACTCCGGGTCGTCTTGCAGATATGCTCACTCGAGGAAAAATTGGACTTCACAATTGCCG GTACTTGGTACTGGATGAAGCAGATCGTATGCTTGACATGGGTTTCGAACCGCAGATTCGCCGCATCGTACAACAAGATACGATGCCTCCAACAGGGGAAAGACAAACTCTCATGTTCTCCGCCACATTTCCCAAAGAGATTCAGATGCTTGCTCGCGACTTTCtggataattatattttcttggCTGTCGGCAGAGTCGGATCTACCTCTGAAAATATTACTCAGAAGATTGTCTGGGTTGGAGAAGATGAGAAACGATCTTATCTTCTTGATCTATTACAAACGAGCAATCTCAGTGAACCTT CTGCGGAGTCCCTGACCTTGGTGTTTGTTGAGACAAAAAAAGGTGCGGACGCGTTGGAAGAATATTTACACCAAGAAGGTTATCCTGTAACTAGTATTCACGGTGACAGGACCCAACGCGAACGTGAAGATGCATTACGTCGTTTCCGTGGCGGTGTAGCACCTATTCTAGTTGCCACAGCAGTGGCTGCTCGAGGTCTTGATATCCCGCACGTCAAACACGTCATAAATTTCGATTTGCCCGGTGATGTTGAAGAATATGTACATCGTATCGGGCGTACAGGACGTATGGGGAATTTAG gTCTAGCGACATCGTTTTTCAATAGCAAAAACCATAATTTAGTACGAGATCTCGTTCAACTCTTGATAGAGGCTAATCAGGAACTTCCTCCGTGGTTGGAAAATATGTCCACCGAAGTCAGACACTCCGGAGGTGGAAGTGGAGCACGAAGACCAGGCAGTACAAAGAGTGGCGGAGGTGGTCGTTTCAGTAGTGGATTCGGAGCTCGAGATTATCGTCAACAACCTGGTGCAGGATCCGCAAGAAACAACGGATCGGGTAGGCCAGGAAACTACGGAG GAGGTTATGGAGGATATGGAGGCAGCTACGCCAGTTCATCGTACAACACCTCATCAAACAATGGTACTGGTGGAACAGATTGGTGGGTCGGCAAGTAA
- the LOC105688080 gene encoding 60S ribosomal protein L8: MGRVIRAQRKGAGSVFRSHTKRRKGAPKLRSLDYSERHGYIKGVVKDIIHDPGRGAPLAVVHFRDPYKFKTRKELFIAPEGMYTGQFLYCGKKANLQIGNVMPVGTMPEGTIVCNLEEKTGDRGRLARASGNYATVIAHNPDTKKTRVKLPSGAKKVMPSNNRAMVGIVAGGGRIDKPILKAGRAYHKYKAKRNCWPKVRGVSMNPVEHPHGGGNHQHIGKASTVKRGTSAGRKVGLIAARRTGRIRGGKTDTKKED; this comes from the exons ATGGGTCGTGTCATTCGCGCTCAGCGTAAGGGAGCTGGATCTGTGTTCCGCTCCCACACCAAAAGGAGAAAGGGAGCTCCAAAACTTCGTTCCCTCGATTATTCTGAACGTCATGGATACATTAAGGGTGTTGTCAAG GATATCATCCATGACCCCGGCCGTGGTGCCCCGCTAGCCGTAGTACACTTCCGTGATCCTTACAAGTTCAAGACTCGCAAGGAACTGTTCATTGCTCCCGAGGGCATGTACACCGGCCAGTTTTTGTACTGTGGAAAGAAAG CTAATCTTCAGATTGGCAACGTTATGCCCGTGGGTACAATGCCTGAAGGTACGATTGTTTGCAATTTGGAAGAGAAGACTGGTGACCGAGGCCGGCTAGCTCGTGCTTCTGGCAACTACGCTACCGTCATTGCCCACAACCCCGACACTAAGAAGACTAGAGTAAAGCTGCCTTCTGGTGCAAAAAAAGTTATGCCCTCTAACAACAGAGCCATGGTCGGCATTGTTGCCGGTGGTGGTCGTATTGACAAACCCATCCTTAAGGCTGGACGTGCGTATCACAAGTACAAGGCCAAGAGGAACTGCTGGCCTAAG GTTCGTGGTGTGTCTATGAACCCCGTTGAACATCCCCACGGTGGTGGTAATCACCAGCATATTGGTAAGGCTTCGACTGTCAAGCGAGGAACCAGCGCTGGACGCAAGGTCGGTCTGATTGCTGCTCGTCGTACCGGTAGAATCAGAGGAGGAAAGACCGACACCAAGAAGGAGGATTAG